A window of Citrus sinensis cultivar Valencia sweet orange chromosome 7, DVS_A1.0, whole genome shotgun sequence contains these coding sequences:
- the LOC102614082 gene encoding ribonucleoside-diphosphate reductase small chain-like has protein sequence MPSIPEEPLLTPNPDRFCMFPIQYPEIWEMYKKAEASFWTAEEVDLSQDIRQWESLTADEKHFITHVLAFFAASDGIVLENLAARFMKEVQVSEARAFYGFQIAIENIHSEMYSLLLETYIKNSDEKSRLFRAFETVPCVAKKADWALNWIDGSETFAERLIAFACVEGIFFSGSFCAIFWLKKRGLMPGLTFSNELISRDEGLHCDFACLLYSLLRNKLSEERVMGIVKEAVEIEREFVCDALPCALVGMNGALMSQYIEFVADRLLGALGCGKVYGVTNPFDWMELISLQGKTNFFEKRVGEYQKASVMSSLNGNGGNHVFKMDEDF, from the coding sequence atgccatCAATCCCCGAAGAGCCGCTGCTAACCCCGAACCCAGACCGATTCTGCATGTTTCCAATCCAGTACCCGGAAATCTGGGAAATGTACAAGAAAGCCGAAGCTTCATTTTGGACGGCGGAGGAGGTCGACCTGTCGCAGGACATCCGCCAGTGGGAATCCCTAACCGCCGACGAGAAACACTTCATCACGCACGTGCTCGCCTTCTTCGCCGCCTCGGATGGAATCGTCCTCGAAAACCTCGCCGCCAGGTTCATGAAAGAAGTCCAAGTCTCCGAGGCGCGTGCCTTCTACGGCTTCCAAATCGCCATCGAGAACATCCACTCCGAAATGTACTCGCTCCTTCTAGAAACGTACATAAAAAACTCCGACGAAAAGAGCCGCTTATTTCGCGCCTTTGAAACGGTGCCGTGCGTTGCCAAAAAGGCCGATTGGGCCCTAAATTGGATCGACGGCTCGGAGACATTCGCGGAGAGACTGATAGCGTTTGCCTGCGTGGAAGGGATATTCTTCTCGGGCAGTTTCTGCGCGATATTTTGGTTGAAAAAGCGCGGGTTAATGCCGGGCCTAACCTTCTCGAACGAGCTAATCTCGCGAGATGAAGGACTCCACTGCGATTTCGCGTGCTTGTTGTACAGCTTGCTGAGGAACAAATTAAGCGAGGAGCGCGTGATGGGGATAGTGAAGGAGGCGGTGGAGATAGAGAGGGAGTTCGTGTGCGACGCGCTGCCGTGCGCATTGGTGGGGATGAACGGGGCGTTGATGAGTCAGTACATAGAGTTTGTGGCAGATAGGTTGTTGGGCGCGCTCGGGTGCGGGAAGGTGTACGGCGTGACGAATCCGTTTGATTGGATGGAGTTGATTTCGCTGCAAGGGAAGACGAATTTCTTTGAGAAGAGAGTCGGGGAATACCAAAAGGCTTCTGTGATGTCGAGCCTTAATGGAAATGGTGGGAACCACGTGTTCAAAATGGATGAAGATTTTTAG